One Gammaproteobacteria bacterium genomic window carries:
- a CDS encoding nucleoside phosphorylase, translating into MRISESELILNKDGSIYHLNLLPEDLADCVILVGDPDRVPLVSRYFDRIEIRKQKRELVTHTGYVGNKRISVISSGMGVGGVDIAMNELDALANIDFKTRTVKSDIRSLQIIRLGTCGSLQKNTPIDSIVVSERALGLDGLANFYDINYNNDETRFRQAIIDKFEGHPAIQQCYVVEGDAALTNLFRGSEAIIGTTVTTGGFYAAQGRVIRAQLKIKDFIEKLQQLNMTNFEMETAAIFALAKVLGHRASSACVVVANRAAQEYSKTPEESVDKTIRFLIEKLSEPNGIPPAQ; encoded by the coding sequence ATGCGCATTTCTGAATCCGAACTCATATTAAACAAGGATGGTAGTATCTATCATTTGAATTTGTTGCCGGAAGATTTAGCTGATTGTGTGATCCTTGTCGGTGATCCTGACAGAGTCCCTCTAGTATCACGCTATTTTGATCGCATTGAAATCAGAAAACAAAAACGGGAACTAGTAACGCACACCGGTTACGTAGGCAACAAACGCATTAGCGTTATTTCCAGCGGGATGGGCGTTGGTGGAGTCGATATCGCCATGAATGAATTGGATGCGTTGGCCAATATTGATTTTAAAACTCGCACCGTCAAGTCTGATATCAGAAGTCTTCAAATTATTCGTCTTGGCACTTGTGGTTCACTTCAAAAAAATACTCCTATTGATAGTATTGTTGTTTCAGAACGAGCATTAGGTTTGGATGGGCTGGCAAATTTTTACGATATCAACTACAACAACGATGAAACACGTTTCAGGCAAGCTATTATCGATAAATTTGAAGGCCATCCTGCTATTCAACAGTGCTACGTCGTTGAGGGTGATGCCGCATTAACAAATTTATTTAGAGGAAGCGAAGCTATTATCGGAACCACAGTAACCACGGGCGGTTTCTATGCGGCACAAGGTCGAGTAATTCGCGCTCAGCTTAAAATAAAGGATTTTATCGAAAAATTACAACAACTCAACATGACAAATTTTGAAATGGAAACTGCGGCGATTTTTGCTTTAGCAAAAGTATTAGGGCACCGCGCATCTTCTGCCTGCGTAGTGGTTGCCAATCGTGCTGCACAAGAATACAGCAAAACCCCAGAAGAGTCCGTTGATAAAACTATTCGTTTTTTAATTGAAAAACTGAGCGAACCAAATGGTATCCCACCTGCCCAGTGA
- the rsmD gene encoding 16S rRNA (guanine(966)-N(2))-methyltransferase RsmD: protein MNDNQLRIIGGRWRGRRISFPDSAGLRPTGDRIRETLFNWLQNDIQDAHCLDLFSGSGALGFEALSRSAASVTFVDQNAEVIKYLHSTAEKLSAKNINLIHDAAPSQSLSKKLANHQFSIVFIDSPFHQGLIEKCCAWLIESNLLSKNALVYIEAERELSPLPIPADWEVLKSKFTGQVGYHLVRSVFQLKNE, encoded by the coding sequence TTGAACGACAATCAACTTCGCATAATCGGCGGTCGCTGGCGTGGCCGTCGCATTTCTTTTCCTGATAGTGCAGGTTTGCGTCCAACCGGTGATCGAATTCGCGAAACCCTTTTCAATTGGCTACAAAACGATATTCAAGATGCTCATTGTTTAGATTTATTTTCAGGAAGCGGTGCGCTTGGATTTGAAGCCTTATCTCGCAGTGCAGCTTCTGTTACTTTCGTTGATCAAAATGCTGAAGTGATTAAATACTTGCATTCCACAGCTGAAAAATTATCCGCAAAAAATATTAACTTGATTCATGATGCAGCGCCTTCTCAGTCACTCAGCAAAAAATTAGCTAACCATCAATTTTCTATTGTGTTTATTGATTCACCTTTTCATCAGGGTCTCATTGAAAAATGCTGTGCCTGGTTAATCGAGTCGAATCTATTATCCAAAAACGCCTTAGTTTACATTGAAGCCGAGCGTGAGCTTTCCCCTCTCCCCATCCCGGCTGATTGGGAAGTTCTAAAATCTAAATTCACTGGGCAGGTGGGATACCATTTGGTTCGCTCAGTTTTTCAATTAAAAAACGAATAG